Proteins found in one Campylobacter concisus genomic segment:
- a CDS encoding iron transporter, producing MNKILSSALALSLAAGFALAGEHPIGEPVEANGMEIAAVYLEPIDMEPKGVDLAPSLADLHLEADIHAVKGNKNGFGEGEWIPYLKINYELKNLDNGKTKKGTFMPMVASDGPHYGANIKMDTGVGNYELKFHIDNPEKQGFGRHADKETGVGKWFEPFTTTYKFQWTGGPVK from the coding sequence ATGAATAAAATTCTTAGTTCAGCTCTAGCACTTAGTTTAGCAGCTGGTTTTGCACTTGCTGGAGAGCATCCAATTGGTGAGCCTGTAGAGGCTAATGGAATGGAGATAGCTGCTGTTTATCTAGAACCAATCGACATGGAGCCAAAAGGCGTTGATCTAGCTCCAAGTCTAGCTGACCTTCACTTAGAAGCTGATATCCACGCTGTAAAAGGCAATAAAAACGGCTTTGGCGAAGGCGAGTGGATCCCATATCTAAAAATCAACTATGAGCTAAAAAACCTTGATAATGGTAAAACTAAAAAAGGTACATTTATGCCTATGGTTGCAAGCGATGGCCCACACTACGGTGCTAACATAAAAATGGATACAGGTGTTGGTAACTATGAGCTTAAATTCCACATCGACAATCCAGAAAAACAAGGCTTTGGTCGTCATGCTGACAAAGAGACTGGTGTTGGTAAATGGTTTGAGCCTTTCACAACAACTTATAAATTTCAATGGACAGGTGGTCCTGTTAAATAA
- a CDS encoding ABC transporter ATP-binding protein, whose protein sequence is MQNALELKNICKIFGDVKALDDINFEVKKGEWVSVMGPSGSGKSTLVNILSLMDTPSSGTYMLGGDDASNLNADDTLKFRREKIGLIFQQFHLVPYLSALENVMIAQYYHSSVDEEDAKKALEAVGLSHRLTHRPSQLSGGEQQRLCIARSLINDPEILIADEPTGNLDEANERVILDLFCKLRKEGKTILLVTHNPDLGEYGDKIVYLRHGKLEKIRTIENPKVPNEI, encoded by the coding sequence ATGCAAAATGCACTAGAATTAAAAAATATTTGTAAAATTTTTGGCGATGTTAAAGCACTTGATGATATAAATTTTGAGGTTAAAAAAGGTGAGTGGGTCAGTGTAATGGGGCCAAGTGGTAGTGGTAAGAGTACGCTTGTAAATATCCTTTCACTAATGGATACTCCAAGTAGTGGCACTTATATGCTTGGTGGCGATGATGCGAGTAATCTAAATGCTGATGATACACTTAAATTTAGACGTGAAAAGATCGGTCTTATTTTTCAGCAGTTTCACTTAGTGCCATATCTTAGCGCACTTGAAAATGTGATGATCGCTCAGTACTATCACAGCTCAGTTGATGAAGAGGACGCTAAAAAGGCACTTGAGGCAGTTGGTCTTTCTCACAGGCTAACGCACAGACCAAGTCAGCTAAGTGGTGGCGAGCAACAACGCCTTTGTATCGCTCGATCACTCATAAATGATCCTGAAATTTTAATAGCAGATGAGCCAACTGGTAACCTTGATGAAGCAAATGAAAGAGTTATACTTGATCTATTTTGCAAGCTAAGAAAAGAGGGCAAGACGATACTTCTAGTCACTCACAACCCTGATCTTGGCGAGTATGGCGATAAGATCGTCTATCTAAGACATGGCAAGCTAGAGAAAATTCGCACTATTGAAAATCCAAAGGTGCCAAATGAGATATAA
- a CDS encoding ABC transporter permease gives MKNMQLRMIKSSITGSKVQKTMAFITILLAALLIACMLNITLKIGDQVASELRGYGSNIVVLPRGESLSIEIEGKNFTPLKSQNLLPEADIYKIKEIFWRNNIVAFAPFLEAKVKDEKGIEFAFEGTYFDKNIGLKDEPEFSTGVKSLYGFWGVEGVWPKDESMDEILVGEELSKAKNLKVGDKLGLIGKNGVREVKIVGILKGASDETHKLVGSLKLAGDLSGHAGSYTKAEVSAMTIPENDLSLKARRNLDNLDSAEYDKWYCSAYAGSIAFQIEENLPNVSAKASLQVSDAESNIVKKIQSLMGIVSIIALVVSAIGITSLMTSEIYRRKKEIGLLKAIGASNFEIYALFASESLVVAFFAGITGAFLGYALSYVMSYIIFSHGIGIAWIVLPISVAFALLISVIGSLMPMRNVINLLPAEVLYDRK, from the coding sequence ATGAAAAATATGCAACTAAGAATGATAAAAAGCTCGATCACGGGCTCCAAGGTGCAAAAGACGATGGCCTTTATCACCATCTTGCTAGCTGCTCTTTTGATAGCTTGCATGCTAAATATCACGCTAAAAATCGGCGATCAAGTGGCAAGCGAGCTTAGAGGGTATGGCTCAAATATCGTCGTTTTGCCACGCGGTGAGAGCCTAAGCATCGAGATCGAGGGTAAAAATTTCACCCCACTAAAATCACAAAATTTACTCCCAGAGGCTGATATCTACAAGATAAAAGAGATCTTTTGGAGAAATAACATCGTTGCTTTTGCGCCGTTTTTAGAGGCAAAAGTTAAAGATGAAAAAGGAATTGAATTTGCCTTTGAAGGAACCTATTTTGATAAAAACATCGGTCTAAAAGATGAGCCAGAATTTAGTACAGGCGTTAAGAGCTTGTATGGATTTTGGGGCGTTGAAGGTGTTTGGCCAAAAGATGAAAGTATGGATGAAATTTTAGTTGGTGAAGAACTTTCTAAGGCTAAAAATTTAAAAGTTGGCGACAAACTAGGATTGATCGGCAAAAATGGCGTAAGAGAGGTTAAAATAGTTGGAATTTTAAAAGGAGCTAGTGACGAGACGCATAAGCTAGTTGGCTCACTAAAGCTTGCTGGCGATCTATCAGGTCACGCTGGATCATATACAAAAGCTGAAGTCTCAGCCATGACGATCCCAGAAAATGACCTATCGCTAAAAGCAAGAAGAAATTTAGACAATCTTGATAGCGCAGAGTACGATAAATGGTACTGCTCAGCTTACGCTGGTTCGATCGCATTTCAGATAGAAGAAAATTTACCAAATGTTAGTGCAAAGGCAAGCCTTCAAGTAAGCGATGCAGAGAGTAACATCGTAAAGAAAATCCAAAGCCTAATGGGCATCGTTAGTATCATCGCTCTTGTGGTTTCAGCCATCGGCATAACGTCGCTAATGACAAGTGAAATTTACCGCCGTAAAAAAGAGATCGGCCTTTTAAAAGCCATAGGCGCAAGTAACTTTGAAATTTACGCCCTTTTTGCTAGTGAGAGCCTTGTGGTAGCCTTTTTTGCGGGCATCACTGGAGCATTTTTGGGTTACGCTCTAAGCTACGTGATGTCTTACATTATCTTCTCTCACGGCATAGGCATAGCTTGGATCGTACTACCAATTAGCGTGGCATTTGCCCTACTTATCTCAGTCATTGGCTCGCTAATGCCAATGAGAAACGTCATAAATTTACTACCTGCGGAGGTGCTATATGACCGCAAATAG
- a CDS encoding Fe-S-containing protein has product MSIYFYQVFLVLLGFTLFAALNNKDKSLKTLFLPSLFGVVAGVFIFKVVRHALIDDQFKIFIDSVTLVFLLISILWIFLELKIAKIVTFFILGIGFGFGYSSSSVLFPLFGGELLDTLSVISFFLMIFAMILLVFLFFFISNLKSSISSLIAKILALITLVFLLIDRSSQTALELLRAGALKISSELNSQILSVSAKGIYVSEFGTYFYIFVILLLCITALFFMPKSIDKNKFGSIKYRFTKAIRENISDNAKFAFCSILIALGFSLYYDLYASRPPEISEPVLVEPVGDKFIFDVDMLKDNELHRFAYITDEGKQIRFFLLNRFSDRVSPVIVFDSCMICGDMGYIKRGNDLICISCNVRIFLPSVGKEGGCNPIPMPFIFDGKNIIVDYKTITDGANFFSKVVEKMVLDPVSRKKVSNLESRSYLYYGRTYFFENNETQAKFEANPEKYVETNGTLK; this is encoded by the coding sequence ATGTCAATTTATTTCTATCAGGTCTTTTTAGTCCTCCTTGGATTTACGCTTTTTGCTGCCTTAAATAACAAGGATAAAAGTTTAAAAACACTCTTTTTACCGTCACTTTTTGGAGTCGTAGCTGGCGTATTTATTTTTAAAGTCGTTCGTCACGCACTTATAGATGATCAGTTTAAAATTTTCATCGATTCAGTGACGCTAGTTTTTCTACTAATTAGCATTTTATGGATATTTCTTGAGCTTAAGATAGCAAAAATTGTAACGTTTTTTATTTTAGGCATCGGCTTTGGCTTTGGCTATAGTTCAAGCAGTGTGTTATTCCCGCTATTTGGTGGTGAGCTACTAGATACGCTTTCGGTCATTAGCTTCTTTCTAATGATATTTGCAATGATTTTGCTCGTATTTTTATTCTTTTTTATTTCGAATTTAAAATCTAGCATTTCTTCATTAATAGCTAAAATTTTAGCCCTTATCACTTTAGTTTTCTTGCTAATCGATAGGAGCTCTCAGACAGCACTTGAGCTTTTGCGTGCTGGGGCTTTAAAAATAAGTAGTGAGTTAAACTCTCAGATTCTATCTGTCAGTGCAAAAGGTATTTATGTATCAGAATTTGGTACTTATTTTTATATCTTTGTGATCTTACTTTTATGCATCACCGCACTTTTCTTTATGCCAAAAAGTATTGATAAAAATAAATTTGGTTCTATCAAATACCGCTTTACAAAAGCCATTAGAGAAAATATTTCTGATAATGCAAAATTTGCATTTTGTAGTATTTTGATAGCACTTGGATTTTCGCTCTATTATGATCTTTACGCATCTCGTCCACCTGAAATTTCAGAGCCAGTCTTGGTTGAGCCAGTGGGAGATAAATTTATATTTGATGTTGATATGCTAAAAGATAATGAACTTCACAGATTTGCTTATATAACAGATGAGGGCAAACAGATAAGATTTTTCTTGTTAAACCGCTTTAGCGACCGTGTATCGCCTGTCATCGTCTTTGATTCATGCATGATATGTGGCGATATGGGCTATATAAAAAGAGGAAATGACCTTATTTGTATCTCTTGTAATGTTAGAATTTTCTTGCCATCAGTTGGCAAAGAGGGTGGTTGCAATCCGATACCAATGCCATTTATCTTTGATGGCAAAAATATTATAGTTGATTATAAAACTATTACAGATGGAGCAAATTTCTTTAGTAAGGTTGTCGAAAAAATGGTGCTTGACCCAGTTAGTCGCAAAAAGGTGAGCAACCTTGAGTCAAGATCATATTTATATTATGGACGCACATATTTCTTTGAAAATAACGAAACTCAAGCGAAATTTGAAGCAAATCCAGAAAAATATGTAGAAACAAATGGAACGTTAAAATGA
- a CDS encoding ABC transporter permease, which produces MTANSKFFYNTIYKSLKNGSSRVMVIVISILLGACVCAAFVNVYLDIDSKVSRELKTYGANMIFAPKDMATSDDMSEKTYNEMIAKVPKDKLLGESGYLFAQANIGPTNAIVMGTKFSNLKKVKPFLDVRDGTMINVDFDDKNVLIGVDLARQAGFKAGDDIEIRAIGSNESINVKIKGVVASGDKEDALLITSLSLAQKISNKAGKINYAEAVVLGNFDEITSLAKTISNDEIAAKPVAKVSKSEGYILEKIKLLMALVSLVILLITSMCVNTTLSAILLSRSKEIALLRAIGASKKDVLKLFGFETFVTALISALVGAFLGYLLAQILGYAIFDSSIDFRILSIPVAVIISLLFAAIAAFYPIKRALNNKMADTLRGE; this is translated from the coding sequence ATGACCGCAAATAGCAAATTCTTTTACAATACAATTTATAAAAGTTTAAAAAATGGCTCATCAAGAGTCATGGTCATCGTGATCTCTATCTTGCTTGGAGCATGCGTGTGTGCTGCGTTTGTTAATGTCTATCTAGACATCGACTCTAAAGTCTCACGTGAGCTAAAAACTTATGGTGCAAATATGATCTTTGCTCCAAAAGATATGGCTACAAGCGATGATATGAGTGAAAAAACTTACAATGAAATGATCGCTAAAGTGCCAAAAGATAAGCTTCTTGGTGAGAGCGGTTATCTCTTTGCTCAGGCAAATATCGGCCCGACAAATGCCATCGTCATGGGGACAAAATTTAGCAATCTAAAAAAGGTTAAGCCGTTTTTGGATGTTAGAGATGGAACTATGATAAATGTTGATTTTGACGATAAAAACGTGCTAATAGGCGTCGATCTTGCTCGTCAGGCTGGCTTTAAAGCAGGCGATGATATAGAAATTCGTGCCATTGGCTCAAATGAGAGCATAAATGTAAAGATAAAAGGCGTAGTCGCAAGTGGCGATAAAGAGGATGCCCTTTTGATCACATCACTATCTTTGGCTCAAAAAATTTCAAATAAAGCTGGCAAAATAAACTATGCTGAAGCTGTTGTGCTTGGTAACTTTGACGAGATAACATCGCTTGCAAAGACTATAAGCAATGATGAAATAGCTGCAAAACCAGTGGCAAAGGTCTCAAAGTCTGAGGGCTATATTTTGGAGAAAATAAAGCTATTAATGGCACTTGTTAGCCTTGTTATTTTGCTCATTACTTCAATGTGCGTAAACACAACGCTTAGTGCTATCTTGCTCTCTCGCTCAAAGGAGATCGCACTTCTAAGAGCCATAGGTGCAAGCAAAAAAGATGTATTAAAGCTATTTGGCTTTGAGACATTTGTGACAGCGCTCATCTCAGCATTAGTTGGTGCATTTTTAGGATATTTACTAGCTCAAATTTTAGGTTATGCGATATTTGATTCTAGTATTGATTTTAGAATTTTAAGCATCCCAGTAGCTGTGATAATATCGCTTTTATTTGCAGCGATCGCAGCATTTTATCCGATCAAACGGGCACTTAATAATAAAATGGCAGATACATTAAGAGGAGAATGA
- a CDS encoding TlpA family protein disulfide reductase has translation MRYKILFLCLVSALVMGCVKQYEKHHITLNDSSGIDTQFFPTEKRLKIGDKPYMLFFFGTDCGVCKAAIPDLNTLEKEYGKEVQFIGVLGPSKGFDKDIELLKEHNITFKTTSDKVSVDYFSKAVGGVMGVPVIYFFDKDGKMRSKFIGLTPKSVLESAIRSLL, from the coding sequence ATGAGATATAAAATTTTATTTTTATGTCTAGTCTCAGCCCTAGTTATGGGCTGCGTCAAGCAGTATGAAAAGCATCATATCACGCTAAATGACTCAAGCGGCATTGATACGCAGTTTTTTCCAACGGAAAAGAGGCTAAAGATAGGCGATAAGCCATATATGCTATTTTTCTTTGGTACGGACTGCGGAGTGTGCAAGGCTGCTATACCTGATCTAAATACGCTTGAAAAAGAGTATGGTAAAGAGGTTCAATTCATTGGTGTTTTAGGACCTAGCAAGGGTTTTGATAAAGATATTGAGCTTTTAAAAGAGCACAATATCACCTTTAAAACTACGAGCGACAAGGTTTCAGTTGATTACTTTAGCAAGGCAGTTGGTGGTGTCATGGGCGTGCCAGTTATCTATTTTTTTGATAAAGATGGTAAGATGCGATCAAAATTTATCGGTCTTACACCAAAAAGTGTACTTGAAAGTGCTATAAGATCGCTCTTGTAG
- a CDS encoding FTR1 family protein: MSKFFKFMLIVLLPVWLMAKNDDYTQVAAQIKESLQKVITEYRAGNVEQAVSDTQNAYFGLFEDVEAGIRINLGQKKAYSMEKQFGEIRKAIKAGEAPDDVQKRIDQINSEIAEVLPVILNGHKLVGEYSDTPAQAAASGYDTSKFIPEWKVAFENLSADLDKAIASYEGDKQDDAKNSIQDAKFNDYRNTQLEIAVRQYIENGKSIDADIQRKMGEAISGITNGITKDDFKVKLEEIKKLAYDAVSKLPADTAKLAKVDMSSAASSDSSEDSGTDYTQTVKNINDKIQAAIALYKSGNSAKAMGDIQDIYFDEFEGSGMENKVGAIDVNLKTAIEATFGNLVALMKSSADEKTLQESASKMSSQLAAALEKTNGSSSPWTLFIWALTIILREGFEALIIVAAVVAYLVKTGNAKAMGKVVYSSVGVAVILSFVMAWIMNVIFGEAAGQKRELMEGITMLVAVGLLFYVGFWLLSNAGAKKWNDYIKSHVSESISSGSSTALWWTVFLAVFREGAETVLFYQALIFDAKDSAGYSMIAAGFVVGLIVLLIVYFLFKIFAVKIPIKPFFIFTSAIIFYMSIVFVGKGVGELVEGKIFIPTIIKGLSFPDWMRDWLGLQPYYESLVPQIIMVLALVIGIVIMKSKQNKD; encoded by the coding sequence ATGAGTAAATTTTTTAAATTTATGCTTATTGTGTTGTTGCCAGTTTGGCTAATGGCAAAAAATGATGACTACACACAAGTCGCAGCTCAGATAAAAGAGTCATTACAAAAAGTAATAACAGAGTACAGAGCTGGCAACGTCGAGCAAGCAGTTAGCGATACTCAAAACGCTTATTTTGGTTTATTTGAAGATGTCGAAGCTGGCATCAGAATAAATTTAGGTCAGAAAAAAGCTTACTCTATGGAGAAGCAGTTTGGTGAGATCAGAAAGGCGATAAAAGCTGGCGAAGCACCAGATGATGTGCAAAAAAGAATAGATCAGATAAATAGCGAAATCGCTGAAGTTTTACCAGTTATTTTAAATGGACATAAGCTTGTTGGTGAGTATTCAGATACCCCAGCACAAGCTGCTGCAAGTGGCTATGACACTTCTAAATTTATCCCTGAGTGGAAGGTGGCGTTTGAAAATTTATCAGCCGATCTAGATAAAGCCATAGCAAGCTACGAGGGCGATAAACAAGATGATGCTAAAAATTCTATCCAAGATGCTAAATTTAATGATTATAGAAACACTCAACTTGAAATAGCTGTTCGCCAATATATAGAAAATGGCAAAAGCATAGATGCTGACATCCAAAGAAAGATGGGCGAAGCGATCAGTGGCATCACAAATGGCATAACAAAAGATGACTTTAAAGTAAAGCTAGAAGAGATCAAAAAGCTAGCTTATGACGCTGTCTCAAAACTCCCAGCAGATACTGCAAAACTAGCAAAAGTTGATATGAGTAGCGCAGCATCTAGCGATAGTAGCGAAGATAGCGGCACAGATTACACTCAAACTGTTAAAAACATAAATGACAAAATTCAAGCAGCCATCGCACTTTACAAAAGTGGCAATAGCGCTAAAGCTATGGGCGATATCCAAGACATCTACTTTGATGAGTTTGAAGGTAGCGGTATGGAGAACAAAGTAGGTGCGATAGATGTAAATTTAAAAACAGCTATCGAAGCTACATTTGGCAACCTCGTAGCCCTTATGAAATCAAGTGCAGATGAAAAAACTCTTCAAGAAAGCGCAAGTAAGATGTCATCTCAGCTAGCAGCCGCACTTGAGAAAACTAATGGTTCAAGCTCACCTTGGACGCTATTTATCTGGGCGCTAACTATAATTTTAAGAGAGGGCTTTGAAGCTCTTATCATCGTTGCAGCCGTCGTTGCATACCTTGTAAAAACTGGCAATGCAAAAGCTATGGGTAAGGTCGTATATAGCTCAGTTGGCGTGGCTGTCATCTTAAGTTTTGTTATGGCGTGGATCATGAACGTCATCTTTGGCGAGGCAGCAGGTCAAAAAAGAGAGCTTATGGAAGGCATCACAATGCTTGTTGCAGTGGGACTTCTATTTTATGTTGGTTTCTGGCTTCTTTCAAATGCTGGCGCTAAAAAATGGAACGACTACATCAAATCACATGTATCTGAGTCTATCTCAAGTGGCTCAAGTACAGCGCTGTGGTGGACTGTATTTTTAGCGGTATTTAGAGAGGGCGCTGAGACAGTGCTATTTTATCAAGCACTTATCTTTGACGCAAAAGACTCAGCTGGCTACTCAATGATCGCAGCTGGCTTTGTCGTAGGTCTTATCGTTCTTTTGATAGTCTATTTCTTATTTAAAATTTTCGCTGTTAAAATTCCTATTAAACCATTTTTTATATTTACATCAGCGATCATCTTTTATATGTCGATCGTCTTTGTTGGCAAGGGCGTTGGCGAGCTAGTTGAGGGCAAAATTTTCATCCCAACTATCATAAAAGGACTTAGCTTCCCTGACTGGATGAGAGATTGGCTAGGACTTCAGCCATATTACGAGAGCTTAGTACCTCAAATCATTATGGTGCTTGCCCTAGTTATAGGCATCGTTATCATGAAATCAAAACAAAATAAAGATTAA